GTGCCTTACGACACAATCAGGGGGTGTCCTCCTCGAAGGAAGAGCCGAACTCGAAAGAGCCGAACCCGGCAGAGTCGAGTGCAGCCGAGCCGCAGTCCCGTGTGGTCGCCGGGCGCTACCGGCTGCGATCCGTGCTCGGTTCGGGGTCGATGGGCACGGTGTGGTCGGCCTACGACGAGTTTCTCCACCGGCCGGTGGCCGTCAAGGAGATGAAGCTGCCGCCGGGCGTGCCGGCGTCGCAGGCGGACGAGCTGCGTGAGCGGACGCTGCGCGAGGCGCGCGCGATCGCCGTGCTGTCCCATCCGAACGTGATCATCCTTCACGACGTCGCGCGCGACAACAACGAGCCGTTCGTGGTCATGGAGCTGCTGCCCTCGCGCAGCCTCGCGCACATCCTGCGCGACCACGGGCCGTTGAGCGTGGAGCAGGCGGCCGCCGTCGGCATCGCCGTCGCCGCCGCGCTCGAAGCGGCGCACGACGCGGGCATCACGCACCGCGACGTGAAGCCGGGCAACGTGCTCGTGGCCGGCGACGGGCGGATCAAGCTCACCGACTTCGGCATCGCGCGCAACGTTTCCGAAGCCACGATGACACGCACCGGGATCATGCTCGGCTCGCCCGCCTACATCGCCCCGGAGGTCGCCTCGGGCGGCGCGGTCACGCCGGCGGCCGACCTGTGGGGGCTCGGCGCGACGCTGTTCGCCGCCGTCGAGGGCGCCCCGCCGTACGACGCGGACGGCGATCCACTGGAGACAGTCGGCAAGGTCGTGAACGGCTCGGTGCCCAAGCCGAAGCCGGGCCCGCTGGCCGACGTGATCGCCGCGTTGATGAAGAAGGAGCCGGAGAAGCGGATCTCGCTGCGCGAGGTGCGCCACCGGCTGTACCCCTTGCAGGGCAAGACGGCGCTGGACCTGTTCGGACCGGAGCTGTTCCGCACGCCGGACGGCAAGAAGACTTCGGCGCAGCTCGACGCGACCGACACGCAGGTGCTGGAGACGGTGGCGCCGACCGACAAGAAGTCGGAGGCCAGTGGCGCGCTGGCGGCGGACCCGGGCCCGTTGCCGTTCCTGCGGCCGGGCGCGGCGCCGGCTCCTGCTGTCGCTGTGCCGGTTGCTTCCGCTTCGCCGCGACGCAGTCCGCGAGCGTCGGCGTTGCTGGCCGTGGCGGCGGTGGTGCTGTTCCTCATCGCCGGTGTCGGCGGGTTCGCGCTGGCGCGGCTGATCAGCGGGCAGTCGCTGATCCCGCCCGCCGGCAGCGCGACCTCCGCCGGCGCGGGCGGCACGACGGCGCCGCCGCAGAACCTGAAGCTGGTGGAGCAGCACGGCAATGCGAGCGAAACGGCCAATGTCTCGCGCGACACCGCATACGTCGTCTCGGTGCCCGACGGCTGGCAGCGCTTCATCGCCGCGCGGACCGCGAGCATCGTCGGCTCGTCCACGGTCGTGCAGTACGTCTCGCCGGACGGGCATCAGTCGCTGCGCATCGAACGCTTCCCGAGTTTCTTCAAGAAGCACGATGTTTCCGACTACGAGGCGAGCCTGCGGTCCGGGGCCGACGACGGCGCGTTCATCGCCAAGGATGCCACGACGGCCGCCGGGACCGAGCTGATCTACCGCACCGCGGAGCGCGGTGGTTCCGGACCGGTCCGGGATTCCGGGCAGAGCGGCGCCGACTCCTCGATCACCCGCACGACTTTCGCCCTGCTGAAGACCTCGGGCGATGCGCTGTGGGCCGTCTCGCTCACCGTGCCGTCGGAGATCGAGCGCGACGGCGCCACCA
The sequence above is a segment of the Amycolatopsis sp. 2-15 genome. Coding sequences within it:
- a CDS encoding serine/threonine-protein kinase — encoded protein: MVAGRYRLRSVLGSGSMGTVWSAYDEFLHRPVAVKEMKLPPGVPASQADELRERTLREARAIAVLSHPNVIILHDVARDNNEPFVVMELLPSRSLAHILRDHGPLSVEQAAAVGIAVAAALEAAHDAGITHRDVKPGNVLVAGDGRIKLTDFGIARNVSEATMTRTGIMLGSPAYIAPEVASGGAVTPAADLWGLGATLFAAVEGAPPYDADGDPLETVGKVVNGSVPKPKPGPLADVIAALMKKEPEKRISLREVRHRLYPLQGKTALDLFGPELFRTPDGKKTSAQLDATDTQVLETVAPTDKKSEASGALAADPGPLPFLRPGAAPAPAVAVPVASASPRRSPRASALLAVAAVVLFLIAGVGGFALARLISGQSLIPPAGSATSAGAGGTTAPPQNLKLVEQHGNASETANVSRDTAYVVSVPDGWQRFIAARTASIVGSSTVVQYVSPDGHQSLRIERFPSFFKKHDVSDYEASLRSGADDGAFIAKDATTAAGTELIYRTAERGGSGPVRDSGQSGADSSITRTTFALLKTSGDALWAVSLTVPSEIERDGATTWDKIEPTLSFPGEQ